A genomic window from Bacillota bacterium includes:
- a CDS encoding CopG family transcriptional regulator has protein sequence MEYQNVTLSLPKEVLRRAKHIAIERGTSLSGLLTQLLVDLTRREDEYRRAKECHLAMLDEFDLATKGNITWTRSDLYDR, from the coding sequence GTGGAGTACCAGAATGTTACCCTTTCGCTACCCAAGGAAGTGCTGCGCCGGGCAAAACATATCGCTATTGAGCGGGGTACCTCGCTCTCCGGTCTTCTCACCCAGTTGCTCGTGGACCTCACGCGCAGGGAAGACGAGTACCGCAGGGCAAAGGAGTGCCACCTGGCCATGCTGGACGAGTTTGACCTGGCGACGAAGGGAAACATCACGTGGACCAGGAGCGATCTCTATGACCGGTGA
- a CDS encoding recombinase family protein has translation MRAGIYIRVSTEEQALHGYSAAEQEEAGRRRIHEIALPEEPVEVYVFADLGYSGATLDRPKLTEMREWIRDGRLDLLVLRDPDRLARKLAHQLLLTEEFEKAGLRLEFLDFEWKNTPEGRLFYSIKGAIAEYEREKIRERMMRGKLQKARQGGMPVGFTVYGYQYDPETGKVSINEDEAAVVRNIFKWFANEDIGIAGVTNRLNDLEIPTRKRTGYWHRQVVRQILVNPVFKGEWKYGKIDWHTRTLRPPREVITIPVPPIVDPVTWEKAQEKLREIRRLWTKQGRRKYLLSGLLTCADCGNTMGGAYIRWWGVAERRYTCRRARCVSRNQGCRPPKAIRADELEKIVWGQVKAVFCDPDTVAREAATSAPRADELRQEHRRIEKRLLEVERGREAVLDALASGLFELDVKMKAKLADLKEKRERLEARKKELEHVLRSTESAAVRMDELRTLAKGVLDRLDEMSFEEKRGLVRALIRQIVITGRPKPGRAAKSMEGVAVTVILQLEEAVESITNVSRKV, from the coding sequence ATGCGCGCAGGAATCTATATCAGAGTAAGCACAGAAGAGCAGGCACTGCACGGGTACAGCGCTGCGGAGCAGGAGGAAGCCGGGAGAAGGCGAATACACGAAATTGCTTTACCGGAAGAACCCGTCGAGGTTTACGTTTTTGCCGATCTGGGTTATTCCGGAGCCACCCTGGACAGGCCCAAACTTACGGAGATGCGGGAATGGATCAGGGACGGCCGCCTTGACCTTTTGGTTTTGCGGGACCCGGATCGGTTGGCGAGGAAACTGGCCCACCAGCTGCTGCTGACGGAGGAGTTTGAAAAGGCCGGACTCAGGTTGGAGTTTCTCGACTTTGAGTGGAAGAACACCCCGGAGGGCAGGCTCTTTTACTCTATAAAAGGGGCAATCGCAGAATACGAGCGGGAGAAGATCCGGGAACGAATGATGCGGGGGAAGCTTCAGAAGGCGCGGCAGGGCGGGATGCCGGTCGGCTTTACTGTCTACGGGTATCAATACGACCCCGAAACGGGGAAAGTGAGTATTAACGAAGACGAGGCTGCTGTTGTCCGAAACATTTTCAAATGGTTCGCGAATGAGGACATCGGAATTGCAGGCGTCACGAACCGGTTGAACGATTTGGAAATACCCACAAGAAAGCGCACCGGGTACTGGCACCGGCAGGTCGTCCGGCAGATCCTGGTCAATCCCGTCTTCAAAGGCGAGTGGAAATACGGAAAGATCGACTGGCACACCCGAACCCTCCGGCCTCCCAGGGAGGTGATTACGATCCCCGTCCCTCCGATCGTGGACCCCGTAACCTGGGAAAAGGCCCAGGAGAAGCTCCGGGAGATCCGAAGGCTCTGGACGAAGCAGGGAAGGCGGAAATACCTCCTTTCCGGCCTGCTCACCTGTGCAGACTGCGGAAACACGATGGGGGGAGCGTACATCAGGTGGTGGGGGGTTGCTGAACGCAGGTATACATGCCGCCGGGCAAGGTGCGTATCCCGGAACCAGGGGTGTCGCCCGCCTAAAGCAATAAGGGCCGACGAACTGGAAAAGATCGTTTGGGGTCAGGTGAAAGCGGTCTTTTGCGATCCGGACACGGTTGCCCGGGAGGCTGCGACGAGCGCGCCGCGTGCTGATGAACTTCGCCAGGAACACAGGCGCATCGAAAAGCGGCTGCTTGAGGTGGAAAGGGGCCGGGAGGCCGTCCTGGACGCCCTGGCCTCGGGGCTCTTTGAACTCGACGTGAAAATGAAGGCGAAGCTGGCGGATTTAAAGGAAAAGAGAGAAAGGCTCGAGGCGAGGAAAAAGGAGCTGGAGCATGTTCTGCGCAGCACGGAAAGCGCAGCCGTTAGGATGGACGAGCTTAGGACCCTGGCAAAGGGGGTCCTGGACCGGTTGGATGAGATGAGTTTTGAGGAAAAACGGGGCCTGGTTCGCGCCCTGATTCGCCAGATTGTGATCACGGGAAGGCCGAAGCCGGGTCGCGCAGCCAAGAGCATGGAGGGGGTTGCGGTAACGGTTATTCTTCAACTGGAGGAAGCTGTTGAGAGTATTACCAATGTTTCCCGCAAGGTATAG
- a CDS encoding sigma-70 family RNA polymerase sigma factor, with the protein MFLRAAKKSRGEVSLYDPIGTDKEGNEITLMDILGTGPEAVSEVVENFFEERRLLEKVKKLHKRERKVLELRYGLFGGLRKTQREIARMLGISRSYVSRIEKRAIKKLLKELSAES; encoded by the coding sequence ATGTTTCTGAGGGCCGCGAAAAAGTCCAGGGGGGAGGTTTCCCTCTACGATCCCATCGGAACGGATAAAGAGGGGAACGAGATTACTCTGATGGATATTTTAGGAACGGGGCCCGAAGCAGTCTCGGAAGTGGTTGAAAATTTTTTTGAGGAACGGCGCCTGCTGGAAAAAGTCAAGAAGCTGCACAAAAGGGAGCGCAAGGTTTTGGAGCTCAGGTACGGCCTTTTTGGGGGCTTGCGAAAAACGCAGCGGGAGATTGCACGCATGCTCGGAATTTCCCGGAGCTATGTTTCCCGAATTGAGAAAAGAGCAATTAAAAAGCTGCTTAAAGAACTTTCAGCAGAAAGCTGA